In one Petrotoga miotherma DSM 10691 genomic region, the following are encoded:
- the iscB gene encoding RNA-guided endonuclease IscB, giving the protein MLVFVFNKHGEPLMPCKPSKARKLLKGKKAKIISYEPFTIQLLYGSSGYKQGVSIGIDIGSKHIGVAITSENKVLVKGEIELRQDVSSLLTTRKTYRRSRRFRKTRYRKSKFLNRKRKEGWLPPSIESRISNTFKWIDKFASLVPNPKLNIEVGKFDSHKFVNPEVSGKDYQKGQMHGYDDIRYFVFERDNYTCEVCKKKGVILQTHHIKYKSKGGTDNPNNLITVCADCHTPENHKPGGIFWEWMTKSKKPKAYKEHPFMNIIRKRIYQRYPSANIVYGFWTTPRRKELGLSKTHYNDAIAISGIDFIKKNVDSVFEIRQVRKKKRSLHEATARKGRKEPNRDQIRNSKNTKFYKSFYLNDLVKVFSRKGWITGFTNGGAYIKDIFDNYITMPNKSYKQVSLKNIQFISHNNNWQFVPHMKEGDLLLNGKENQLSSLIKQPHGR; this is encoded by the coding sequence GTGTTAGTATTCGTTTTTAATAAACACGGTGAACCTTTGATGCCTTGTAAACCTTCAAAGGCAAGAAAGTTACTAAAAGGGAAGAAAGCTAAGATTATTAGTTATGAACCATTCACTATTCAGTTGTTATATGGCAGTAGTGGTTACAAACAAGGAGTTTCAATTGGTATTGATATAGGTTCCAAACATATTGGTGTAGCAATCACATCAGAAAATAAAGTTTTAGTTAAAGGCGAAATAGAACTAAGGCAAGATGTTAGTTCTTTATTGACTACTAGAAAAACTTATAGAAGATCTAGACGTTTCAGAAAAACAAGATATAGGAAATCTAAGTTTCTTAACAGAAAAAGAAAAGAAGGTTGGTTACCACCTTCTATTGAAAGTAGAATTAGTAACACGTTCAAATGGATTGATAAATTTGCTTCATTAGTTCCTAATCCAAAACTAAATATAGAGGTAGGAAAATTCGATTCACATAAATTTGTTAATCCTGAAGTTTCTGGTAAAGATTATCAAAAAGGACAGATGCATGGGTATGACGATATTAGATATTTTGTGTTTGAACGTGATAATTATACATGCGAAGTCTGCAAGAAGAAAGGTGTTATTCTCCAAACTCATCATATAAAGTATAAGTCTAAAGGCGGTACAGATAATCCTAATAATTTGATAACAGTTTGTGCCGATTGTCATACACCAGAAAATCATAAACCTGGAGGTATCTTTTGGGAATGGATGACTAAATCTAAAAAACCGAAAGCATACAAAGAACATCCATTTATGAATATCATTAGAAAAAGAATATATCAAAGATATCCAAGTGCAAATATTGTATATGGTTTTTGGACAACTCCCAGAAGAAAAGAGTTAGGATTATCGAAAACACATTATAACGATGCTATTGCTATTTCTGGCATAGACTTCATTAAAAAGAATGTAGACTCTGTTTTCGAAATAAGACAGGTTAGGAAGAAAAAAAGGTCTCTACACGAAGCTACTGCTAGAAAAGGACGAAAAGAGCCTAATAGAGATCAGATTAGAAACTCGAAAAATACCAAATTCTACAAAAGCTTTTATTTGAACGATTTAGTAAAAGTTTTTAGTAGAAAAGGGTGGATTACTGGTTTTACGAATGGTGGAGCTTATATAAAAGATATTTTTGATAATTATATAACTATGCCAAATAAAAGTTACAAACAAGTTTCTTTGAAAAACATACAGTTTATTAGTCACAATAATAACTGGCAATTTGTTCCTCATATGAAAGAAGGAGATTTGTTGCTTAATGGAAAAGAAAACCAGCTTTCATCTCTGATAAAACAGCCTCATGGCAGATAA
- the polX gene encoding DNA polymerase/3'-5' exonuclease PolX, whose amino-acid sequence MDKKTVINILNEIGLLLELQGENPFKIRAYYNAARALETLDEDIEILVKNNKLKEVKGIGEAINKKITELITTGRLEYYENLKASIPEGLVEMLKIPGLGPKKIKTLYDKLDIKTVGELEYACLENRLVELPGFGEKTQKKILEGIKFVKRFSNQHLFSEAYSEANLLKQYLLKTGLVIRCEIAGSIRRKKEIVKDIDILATTDNPQKLMESFVEYEKTKDVIVRGDTKTSITLGSGINADLRVVKDEEYPYALHHFTGSKEHNTTMRHRAKRMGIKMNEYGLFKGDTLIKCQDEEEIFRKLNLSYIPPEIRENMGEIEAAEKGEIPVLVEQKDIKGVFYVHTNYSDGANTLTEMVNGARELGYKYIGITDHSKSARYAHGLKEEDILRQFDEIDRLNEKYSDIKILKGIESDILKDGSLDYEEDLLKKFDFVIASVHSNFKMSKEEMTERIIKAVKSKYTKILGHVTGRLLLSRDGYDLDVYRVIDACVEYDKIIEMNSNPHRLDIDWRYSQLPRSKDDGL is encoded by the coding sequence TTGGATAAAAAAACTGTTATCAATATTCTCAATGAAATAGGTCTTTTATTAGAATTACAAGGAGAAAACCCTTTTAAAATCAGGGCATATTATAATGCTGCACGTGCTTTAGAAACTCTTGATGAAGATATAGAAATATTAGTCAAGAATAACAAACTAAAAGAGGTTAAAGGGATAGGCGAAGCCATCAATAAAAAGATTACCGAACTTATCACTACAGGAAGACTTGAATACTACGAAAACTTAAAGGCATCGATTCCCGAAGGACTAGTTGAGATGTTAAAAATACCAGGCCTTGGGCCTAAAAAAATAAAAACTTTGTACGATAAATTGGATATAAAAACCGTTGGAGAACTGGAGTATGCTTGCCTTGAAAATAGGTTGGTTGAGCTCCCGGGATTTGGAGAAAAGACTCAAAAGAAAATATTAGAGGGTATTAAATTTGTGAAGAGGTTTAGCAACCAGCATCTATTTTCAGAGGCATATTCGGAAGCTAATTTACTTAAACAATATTTACTTAAAACAGGACTCGTTATAAGGTGTGAGATAGCTGGAAGTATCAGAAGAAAAAAGGAAATAGTAAAAGATATAGATATATTGGCAACTACTGATAACCCACAAAAATTAATGGAAAGCTTTGTAGAATACGAGAAAACAAAAGATGTGATTGTTAGAGGAGATACGAAGACAAGTATAACTTTAGGATCTGGCATTAACGCCGATTTAAGGGTAGTAAAGGATGAAGAGTACCCTTACGCTTTGCATCATTTCACCGGTAGTAAAGAACATAACACCACCATGAGGCATAGGGCAAAACGAATGGGTATCAAGATGAACGAATATGGGTTGTTTAAAGGTGATACTCTCATCAAATGTCAAGATGAAGAAGAGATATTCAGAAAATTAAATTTATCTTATATCCCACCTGAAATTAGAGAAAATATGGGTGAAATTGAAGCTGCTGAGAAAGGTGAAATACCAGTATTGGTAGAACAAAAAGATATCAAAGGTGTTTTTTATGTGCATACTAATTACAGCGATGGAGCGAATACTCTTACCGAGATGGTAAATGGAGCAAGAGAATTAGGTTACAAGTATATAGGTATTACAGATCATAGTAAATCTGCCCGATATGCACATGGTTTAAAAGAGGAAGATATATTGAGACAGTTCGATGAAATTGATAGATTGAACGAAAAATATTCGGATATAAAGATACTGAAAGGCATAGAATCAGATATCTTGAAAGATGGTTCGCTGGACTATGAAGAAGATTTATTAAAAAAATTTGATTTTGTAATTGCTTCGGTACATTCTAATTTTAAGATGAGCAAAGAAGAGATGACTGAAAGGATTATAAAAGCTGTAAAGAGCAAATACACAAAGATTTTAGGACATGTAACTGGTAGATTATTACTTTCAAGGGATGGATATGATCTTGACGTTTATAGGGTTATAGATGCTTGTGTTGAATACGATAAAATAATTGAAATGAACTCAAATCCTCATAGGTTAGATATAGATTGGCGATACAGTCAACTACCCCGGTCTAAAGACGATGGCTTGTAA
- a CDS encoding GNAT family N-acetyltransferase, which yields MADMLVKLYDLNYDEKVFSELKDSKLTVRRAKAPEKFIVLDWIKKEFGDHWASECDVTFSNKPISCFIAVDEDKNKIIGFSCFDATCKNFFGPMGVDKNYRGKDIGKALLLIALKSMEESGYAYAIIGGVGPAKFYEKVANATLIENSDPGIYKGMLKS from the coding sequence ATGGCAGATATGCTTGTAAAACTTTACGATTTGAATTATGATGAGAAGGTATTTTCTGAATTAAAAGATTCAAAACTAACAGTACGGAGAGCGAAAGCACCCGAAAAATTTATCGTTTTGGATTGGATCAAAAAAGAATTCGGTGATCACTGGGCAAGTGAATGTGATGTAACTTTTTCTAACAAACCTATCAGTTGTTTCATAGCTGTAGACGAAGATAAGAACAAAATTATTGGTTTTTCTTGTTTTGATGCTACATGCAAAAATTTTTTTGGTCCAATGGGTGTAGACAAAAACTACCGAGGAAAAGATATTGGGAAAGCATTGCTTTTAATCGCTCTAAAGAGTATGGAAGAAAGTGGTTATGCATATGCCATAATCGGAGGAGTTGGTCCTGCTAAATTTTATGAAAAAGTAGCAAACGCTACATTGATAGAAAACTCTGATCCGGGAATCTATAAGGGCATGTTAAAAAGTTAA
- a CDS encoding ABC transporter substrate-binding protein, producing MKKVFVVFLLLASLVMGSVLFAQVTQIPREEAVYVAGFQWGPPTTDNPLAGSPMTFVSDPRQHIWIYETLFTWDALNGKYVPILGESYKWLDELRLEVKVNPKAYFHDGEPVTADDVVYSYKLGQKYPLGLQIWEWLEDVYKVDDHTVIFEMKPDNPNRLMVEDAIGATFILPEHIWSKVEAENNYDLTKIRQFRNENPVGSGPYKVFYESPETIILERVDNYWGNEALHGGKKPAAKYIVHPIFKSNDEGSLAFENGEVDVSQQFTPRIWEMWEEKGLPVGTWYDEIPYYMPGQMPSLWFNVNKYPLSLPEVRKAIAYSVNYARISELAMSNYSPKVQASLIMPYGGEAKYFNENLVKQYGWEYNPKEAIRILEEDLGATKGKDGIYVLPDGTRLGPFTVECPYGWTDWNASLQIVAQSARAVGIDIQTSFPDAPIAYDNRQTGNFDMTMWSPSQPGPAQPWLRFQIALYSKGVPEVGQIAYSNFGRYKNEWADQLIDMIPKVTDEKELKNLYTELDQLYREDIPMFPLMYRPQTFYQYNETYWTGWANAENPYAPPMPLVGAGMEMLWHLEPVK from the coding sequence ATGAAAAAAGTGTTTGTTGTGTTTCTTTTATTGGCAAGTTTGGTTATGGGAAGCGTATTATTCGCTCAAGTAACCCAAATCCCCAGAGAAGAAGCAGTGTATGTCGCAGGTTTTCAGTGGGGACCACCAACAACGGATAATCCGCTTGCAGGTTCGCCAATGACGTTTGTTTCTGATCCTAGACAACATATTTGGATATATGAAACACTATTCACATGGGATGCTCTCAATGGAAAGTATGTTCCTATTTTGGGAGAATCCTATAAGTGGCTTGATGAACTAAGATTAGAGGTAAAAGTGAATCCAAAAGCGTATTTCCACGATGGAGAACCTGTTACTGCAGACGATGTTGTATATTCCTACAAATTAGGGCAAAAATATCCCTTAGGTCTACAGATTTGGGAATGGTTGGAAGATGTTTACAAGGTAGATGACCATACAGTTATTTTCGAGATGAAACCAGACAATCCAAACAGATTGATGGTAGAAGACGCAATTGGAGCTACCTTCATTCTTCCAGAACATATTTGGTCTAAGGTTGAAGCAGAAAATAATTATGATTTGACCAAAATCAGACAGTTTAGAAATGAAAATCCTGTAGGCTCTGGTCCATACAAAGTATTTTATGAAAGTCCAGAAACTATAATTTTAGAAAGAGTAGATAACTATTGGGGAAACGAAGCTTTACACGGTGGGAAAAAACCCGCAGCCAAATATATAGTGCATCCTATTTTCAAAAGTAACGACGAAGGTAGTTTGGCTTTTGAAAACGGCGAAGTAGACGTTTCTCAACAATTCACGCCAAGAATATGGGAAATGTGGGAAGAGAAAGGTCTTCCTGTTGGTACATGGTATGACGAAATCCCTTATTATATGCCTGGACAAATGCCTTCGTTGTGGTTTAACGTAAACAAATATCCTCTTAGTTTGCCTGAAGTTAGAAAAGCTATTGCATATTCGGTAAATTACGCAAGAATTTCCGAACTTGCTATGTCCAATTATTCTCCTAAGGTTCAAGCTAGTCTTATAATGCCATATGGTGGAGAAGCAAAATACTTTAATGAAAACTTGGTAAAACAATACGGTTGGGAATACAATCCAAAAGAAGCTATTAGGATATTAGAAGAAGATCTAGGAGCAACAAAAGGTAAAGATGGAATATACGTTCTGCCTGATGGGACAAGGTTAGGCCCATTTACAGTAGAATGCCCATATGGTTGGACAGACTGGAATGCTTCTTTACAAATCGTGGCACAGTCTGCAAGAGCAGTAGGTATAGACATTCAAACATCTTTCCCTGATGCACCTATAGCCTATGACAACAGACAAACAGGTAACTTCGATATGACTATGTGGTCACCTTCACAGCCTGGACCAGCTCAACCCTGGTTGAGATTCCAAATAGCTCTTTATTCAAAAGGTGTTCCCGAAGTTGGACAAATTGCTTACAGTAACTTTGGAAGATATAAAAACGAGTGGGCTGATCAACTCATCGATATGATTCCAAAAGTAACCGACGAAAAAGAATTAAAAAACCTCTATACAGAGTTAGATCAACTATACAGGGAAGATATCCCGATGTTCCCATTAATGTATAGACCTCAGACATTTTACCAATACAATGAAACTTACTGGACAGGTTGGGCAAACGCAGAAAATCCTTATGCTCCACCGATGCCTTTGGTAGGTGCAGGGATGGAAATGTTGTGGCATTTAGAACCTGTTAAATAA
- a CDS encoding ABC transporter permease yields MKGFTKYFFQKLFWYLLAFFLALFLNFFLPRLIPGDPISVIVSKMMSGTVASETQERVYQSFMEEFGLDKPLPIQFFNYIGNVFRGDLGTSFSLYPLSVNEVLGNAIVWTIFLQFPAIIVGWILGNLLGAAAAYRKGVFDKTIFPVALFVNSIPYYALAIILLYFFGVYLGWFPIGGGYSRTLLPSWSWTFAIDVLHHYFLPFISIVLVTIGGQAIGMREMSIYELNTDYVTYSKMLGIKDKKIQSYVFKNAVLPQITGLAISLGTMVGGALITEIVFGYPGVGTWLFNGIRQLDYPMIQGSTLIIALMVLVANFILDMVYGLIDPRIKAVQTEEG; encoded by the coding sequence GTGAAAGGATTTACGAAGTATTTTTTTCAAAAACTTTTTTGGTATCTACTAGCTTTTTTCTTGGCTTTATTTTTGAATTTTTTCTTACCAAGACTCATCCCCGGAGATCCTATTTCAGTTATAGTAAGTAAAATGATGTCTGGAACCGTAGCAAGTGAGACACAAGAAAGAGTCTATCAATCTTTCATGGAAGAGTTTGGATTGGATAAACCTTTACCTATTCAGTTTTTCAACTACATAGGGAATGTTTTTAGAGGTGATTTAGGAACGTCATTCAGTTTATACCCTCTTTCTGTTAACGAAGTTTTGGGAAACGCTATTGTATGGACTATTTTTTTACAATTTCCGGCGATAATTGTAGGTTGGATATTAGGGAACTTACTGGGGGCCGCTGCTGCTTACAGAAAAGGGGTTTTCGACAAAACTATTTTTCCAGTAGCATTATTCGTTAATTCTATCCCTTATTATGCTTTGGCAATCATATTACTATATTTTTTTGGAGTTTACTTGGGATGGTTCCCAATTGGCGGTGGTTACAGCAGAACATTGCTCCCTTCTTGGAGTTGGACTTTTGCAATTGATGTTTTACATCATTACTTTTTACCCTTTATTTCCATCGTTTTAGTAACAATAGGAGGACAAGCCATAGGTATGAGAGAGATGTCAATATATGAATTAAATACAGATTACGTTACCTACAGTAAGATGTTAGGTATTAAAGATAAGAAGATTCAAAGCTATGTCTTCAAAAATGCAGTTCTTCCTCAAATAACAGGGCTTGCAATAAGTTTAGGTACCATGGTAGGAGGAGCTTTGATCACAGAGATAGTCTTTGGATACCCTGGAGTGGGAACATGGCTATTCAATGGAATAAGACAACTAGATTATCCAATGATCCAAGGTTCAACACTTATAATAGCGTTGATGGTTTTAGTTGCTAATTTTATTTTGGATATGGTCTACGGACTAATAGATCCTAGAATTAAAGCTGTGCAAACGGAGGAGGGTTAA
- a CDS encoding ABC transporter permease, whose translation MNTIKLLLKSPKFLIGFGLFMFLFLTAFIYPAVSPKDPLEMVGFMYESPSSTYLLGTDNFGRDVFVELIHGMKSSLIIGLISGVIATTIGITIGLFAGYKGGTTDNILNSITNIFLVIPPFIILILITVSLRSRSLFVMGLVLGITSWPWTARAVRAQSLSLRNREHVDIARLNGASTVEIIIREIMPYILSYIFMAFILQVATGILNEAGISMLGLGPSNIVSLGTMLSWALLFESVRSGAWWAFIPPAIVIALITFSLYFMNSGMDELFNPKLRS comes from the coding sequence ATGAATACAATAAAATTACTTTTGAAATCTCCAAAATTTTTAATAGGCTTTGGACTTTTTATGTTTTTATTCCTAACTGCCTTCATATACCCTGCTGTTTCACCAAAAGATCCATTGGAGATGGTTGGATTTATGTACGAATCCCCTTCCTCAACTTACTTGTTGGGAACAGACAACTTTGGAAGAGATGTATTTGTAGAGCTTATTCACGGGATGAAATCCTCGTTGATTATAGGATTAATTTCAGGTGTCATTGCGACAACAATAGGTATAACTATAGGCCTTTTTGCCGGGTACAAAGGAGGAACCACTGATAACATATTAAATTCAATAACTAATATATTTTTAGTTATACCTCCATTCATAATACTGATATTGATAACGGTTAGTTTAAGAAGCAGGTCCCTGTTTGTTATGGGATTAGTATTAGGAATAACCTCTTGGCCATGGACCGCTCGTGCCGTAAGGGCGCAATCACTTAGTTTAAGAAACAGGGAACATGTTGATATAGCCAGGTTAAATGGTGCCAGTACCGTAGAAATTATAATACGCGAAATAATGCCTTATATCTTATCTTATATATTCATGGCATTTATCCTCCAAGTAGCCACGGGTATTTTAAACGAAGCAGGAATAAGTATGTTAGGACTGGGTCCAAGTAATATAGTTTCACTCGGTACAATGCTTTCATGGGCATTATTATTTGAGTCTGTTAGATCAGGTGCTTGGTGGGCTTTTATACCTCCAGCTATAGTCATAGCTTTAATAACATTTTCTCTATATTTTATGAATTCGGGGATGGATGAATTATTCAATCCCAAACTTAGGAGTTGA
- a CDS encoding ABC transporter ATP-binding protein — MRLESKKVILEVNNLKTYYQTRLGEKIKAVNSVSFNLYEGEILGIAGESGCGKSTLAMSLSGLFLSPLKYESGSVFLDNENIMQKKENELRSNILGKKYSYIPQSAMNALNPTIKIKNFVIDLLKEHDPNMTEKEILNLAKERFESLSLPPRVLNLYPLELSGGMKQRVVVAISTIMNPEVVVADEPTSALDVTSQKIVIKLIKDLFDKKIVKSIIFITHELPILRHICDRIAVMYAGEFVEIGNMKDVIFDPIHPYSQALMQSILVPEKGIKGKKLPSLPGSPPDLRKIPKGCRFADRCPLAIEDCKKEDVTLTKVGERSVRCIRINHILTQGKKVTPYV, encoded by the coding sequence ATGAGGTTGGAATCAAAAAAGGTTATTTTAGAAGTTAACAATCTTAAAACCTATTATCAAACAAGGTTAGGAGAAAAAATAAAAGCGGTTAACAGCGTTTCTTTTAACCTATATGAAGGAGAAATCTTGGGAATAGCCGGTGAATCAGGTTGTGGTAAATCTACTTTAGCAATGAGTTTATCAGGCTTATTTTTATCCCCTTTGAAGTATGAAAGTGGATCAGTATTTTTAGACAATGAAAATATCATGCAAAAAAAAGAAAATGAGTTGAGAAGTAATATACTAGGGAAAAAATATTCGTATATCCCTCAAAGTGCCATGAATGCCTTGAATCCAACAATAAAAATCAAAAATTTTGTTATAGATCTACTGAAAGAACACGATCCTAATATGACAGAAAAAGAGATTTTAAATTTGGCAAAAGAACGTTTTGAATCTCTTTCTTTGCCCCCAAGAGTTTTAAACCTCTACCCTTTAGAACTTAGCGGTGGTATGAAACAAAGGGTAGTTGTCGCAATCTCCACAATAATGAACCCAGAAGTTGTAGTAGCAGATGAACCAACTTCTGCATTGGACGTTACTTCGCAAAAAATAGTAATTAAATTAATTAAAGATCTTTTTGATAAAAAAATAGTAAAAAGTATAATTTTTATAACTCACGAATTACCCATATTAAGACATATATGTGACCGTATCGCTGTAATGTACGCCGGAGAATTTGTAGAGATAGGAAATATGAAAGATGTAATCTTCGATCCTATTCATCCTTACTCACAAGCATTAATGCAGTCTATTTTAGTTCCTGAAAAAGGTATAAAAGGTAAAAAACTACCAAGTCTTCCTGGGTCACCACCTGATTTAAGGAAAATTCCAAAAGGATGTAGGTTCGCAGATAGATGTCCTTTGGCAATTGAAGATTGTAAAAAAGAAGATGTCACTTTAACTAAAGTAGGAGAAAGATCTGTAAGATGCATTAGAATAAACCATATTTTAACACAAGGAAAGAAGGTGACACCGTATGTCTAA
- a CDS encoding ABC transporter ATP-binding protein: MSNHSSEDIVKVENLTKIFGSGKKAVKAVDNVTFSIKKGEIVSLVGQSGSGKTTVTRLILRLLKETKGKIIFEGQDITGLTGKEKKLYWKKVQAIFQDPYASFNIFSPVKKVLIDAFKLFDNSFTKQEKMAKVYEALESVNLRPEEVADKYPFELSGGQRQRIMIARAHLIKPKLLLADEPTSMIDANLRSGILELLLGLRDTEGTTIMFVTHDLGLAYYVSDRLFIMHEGKIVERGDADKVITQPEHPYTKQLMMDVPKLSEEWILK; the protein is encoded by the coding sequence ATGTCTAATCACTCAAGTGAAGATATAGTAAAAGTTGAGAATTTGACCAAAATATTTGGAAGTGGAAAAAAAGCTGTAAAAGCGGTAGATAACGTCACTTTTTCTATAAAAAAAGGGGAAATCGTCTCTCTTGTTGGACAAAGTGGAAGCGGTAAAACAACGGTAACTAGACTAATACTCAGGTTGTTAAAAGAAACAAAGGGAAAAATTATTTTTGAAGGTCAGGATATAACAGGTTTAACAGGGAAAGAAAAAAAGCTTTACTGGAAAAAAGTGCAAGCAATATTTCAAGATCCCTACGCCTCGTTCAATATATTTTCCCCGGTAAAAAAAGTTTTAATAGATGCTTTCAAGTTATTTGACAACAGCTTCACGAAACAAGAAAAAATGGCAAAGGTTTACGAAGCTTTGGAATCAGTTAATCTAAGACCTGAAGAAGTAGCAGATAAATATCCTTTTGAATTAAGCGGTGGTCAAAGGCAAAGGATAATGATAGCAAGGGCTCATTTGATAAAACCAAAATTACTTTTAGCTGACGAACCAACTTCTATGATCGATGCAAATTTAAGATCGGGGATTTTGGAGTTACTGTTAGGTTTAAGGGATACGGAAGGTACAACTATCATGTTCGTAACCCACGACCTTGGTTTGGCTTACTATGTCAGTGATAGACTTTTCATCATGCATGAAGGGAAAATAGTAGAAAGGGGAGATGCTGATAAAGTAATAACGCAACCCGAACACCCATATACAAAACAATTAATGATGGATGTACCAAAACTATCGGAAGAATGGATCTTAAAATAA